One region of Purpureocillium takamizusanense chromosome 4, complete sequence genomic DNA includes:
- a CDS encoding uncharacterized protein (EggNog:ENOG503NUXS~COG:M~TransMembrane:6 (i190-210o230-256i277-294o314-331i529-555o561-584i)), translated as MAGSTEPQHKPGHEPERQPAHQPQRASEYEEHDDAEEMAAFPPLQDVDVSAPAHASQPLQQHQHQYHHQQYPQHSDEFDEKRNPPSLDTFNTLAAGPDSHVNEPFSPSGQRAEDTRLGDDLELLRAERLISNQEQDELASKSKGRSHRPEPEDAFNQSAPKEETVKHKNEDAALYKLWLFLKKFPRGVRYLLYLFPGAILLLIPVLLGGLRFNPDEKLVGGPGGVELLWFGIWLEIVWCTLWISRLITSLLPHLLYSLARIAGSTNAKKWRDIGHQLELHMALFLWFLAILISFKPTNNGHTGSGEGGAGWTDVVYKVIIALFVLATLNFAEKVCIQWIATTFHQRTYSTRIENNKSDVRQLVHLFSFAKANLETTDAFWQGNTGPNTSGAQTPLQTFHDNARQVLGKVGYVANRVGNDFIGRKVNVNQPKRVVSELLRSTASAATLARLIYRSLITEGRDTVYPDDLKKAFETQEEIDAAFGVFDKDLNGDISIEEFEAVCNEIHLEKKAIAASLKDLDSVIQKLDKVFLFIIVIIAVIVFVSILSGSAAAGLASASTSVLGLAWVLQATAQEFLQSIIFVFIKHPFDVGDRVTVYGSTGDKMTGDDYYVTEISLLYTEFKKMQGHIVQAPNSLLNTLFILNQRRSNGLADVIPLEMRFGTPGEMIDELKARMLDFCQQNKRDYQPTIITEMTSLDQVRSCHMNMIFMHKSNFQNELLRLNRHNRFVTELMYQMASLGIQAPLRVDPGGSRDYPLYWAGAPPQPASSQPPHHDDYGPPPAPSAHMAMSRRRGSSVRGGQRLPTTNEEAILGFQDVFDSRRDHLVAQRMASIKEKDRAFEREKDAAAAAEGRASTSALAPTVSKNSRESHTQSTRARIFGRARSGTKSQQDDAIV; from the coding sequence ATGGCAGGTTCGACGGAGCCCCAGCATAAGCCGGGGCATGAGCCTGAGCGCCAGCCCGCGCACCAACCCCAACGCGCTTCGGAATATGAAGagcacgacgatgccgaggaaaTGGCGGCCTTTCCCCCGTTGCAGGACGTAGATGTCAGTGCGCCGGCTCATGCGTCGCAACCTCTCCAGCAACACCAGCATCAGTATCATCACCAGCAATACCCCCAGCACTCTGACGAATtcgacgagaagcgcaacCCCCCCTCGCTCGACACCTTCaacaccctcgccgccggccccgactCGCACGTCAACGAGCCCTTCTCCCCCTcgggccagcgcgccgaggacacgcgcctcggcgacgacctcgaaCTACTACGCGCCGAGCGCCTCATCTCCAACCAGGAACAGGACGAGCTGGCCTCCAAGTCTAAGGGCCGGAGCCACCGTcccgagcccgaggatgCCTTCAACCAGTCCGCCcccaaggaggagacggTCAAGCACAAGaacgaggacgccgccctcTACAAGCTGTGGCTCTTCCTCAAAAAGTTCCCTCGCGGCGTCCGCTACCTGCTATATCTGTTCCCCGGCGCCATCCTGCTGCTCatccccgtcctcctcggcggcctgcgctTCAACCCTgacgagaagctcgtcggcggacccggcggcgtcgagctcctgTGGTTCGGCATCTGGCTCGAGATTGTGTGGTGCACGCTGTGGATCTCACGCCTCATCACGAGCCTCCTGCCTCATCTCCTCTATAGCCTggcgcgcatcgccggcTCGACCAACGCCAAAAAGTGGAGGGACATTGGCCATCAGCTCGAGCTGCACATGGCCCTCTTCCTCTGGTTCCTGGCCATCCTCATCTCCTTCAAGCCCACCAACAATGGCCacacgggcagcggcgagggcggtgccGGCTGGACCGACGTCGTCTACAaggtcatcatcgccctctTCGTGCTCGCGACGCTGAACTTTGCCGAAAAGGTTTGCATCCAGTGGATCGCCACCACCTTCCACCAGCGCACCTACAGCACCCGCATCGAGAACAACAAGTCGGACGTccgccagctcgtccacctcttctccttcgccAAGGCCAACCTCGAAACCACCGACGCCTTTTGGCAGGGCAACACGGGGCCCAACACCAGCGGCGCCCAGACGCCCCTGCAGACGTTCCACGACAACGCCCGCCAGGTCCTCGGCAAGGTCGGCTACGTCGCCAACAGGGTCGGCAACGACTTCATCGGCCGCAAGGTCAACGTCAACCAGCCGAAAAGAGTCGTCTCGGAGCTGTTGCGCAGtaccgcctcggccgccaccctcgcccgTCTCATCTACCGGAGCTTGATCACCGAGGGGCGAGATACGGTCTACCCCGACGACTTGAAGAAGGCCTTTGAGACGCAGGAGGAGATTGACGCCGCCTTTGGCGTCTTCGACAAGGACCTCAACGGCGACATTTCGATAGAGGAGTTTGAAGCCGTCTGCAACGAGATCCACCTGGAGAAAAAGGCCATCGCCGCGTCCCTCAAGGACCTGGACTCGGTCATCCagaagctcgacaaggtcTTCTTgttcatcatcgtcatcatcgccgtcatcgtcttcgtctcgATCCTGTCGggttccgccgccgcgggcctcgcgTCCGCCAGCACCTCGGTCCTGGGCCTCGCCTGGGTgctgcaggcgacggcgcaggagTTTCTCCAGTCCATCATCTTTGTCTTCATCAAGCACCCCTTTGACGTGGGCGACCGCGTCACCGTCTACGGCTCCACCGGCGACAagatgacgggcgacgactaCTACGTGACCGAAATATCCCTACTCTATACCGAGTTCAAGAAGATGCAGGGCCACATCGTTCAGGCGCCCAACTCGCTGCTCAATACCCTCTTCATCCTGAACCAGCGCCGCTCCAACGGTCTGGCCGACGTCATCCCGCTCGAGATGCGCTTCGGCACGCCTGGCGAGATGATtgacgagctcaaggcccgcATGCTCGACTTTTGCCAGCAGAACAAGCGCGACTACCAgcccaccatcatcaccgagATGACGTCGCTGGACCAGGTGCGCTCATGCCACATGAACATGATCTTCATGCACAAGAGCAACTTCCAGAACGAACTGCTCCGGCTTAACAGGCACAATCGGTTCGTCACGGAGCTCATGTACCAGATGGCGTCGCTCGGCATCCAGGCTCCTCTGCGCGTCGaccccggcggcagccgcgactACCCCCTGTActgggccggcgcgccgccacagccggcttcctcgcagccgccgcatcaCGACGACtacggcccgccgccggcgccgtcggcgcacATGGCCAtgtctcggcggcgcggcagcagcgtgcgcggcgggcagcgcctGCCGACGACCAACGAGGAGGCCATCCTGGGCTTCCAGGATGTCTTTGACAGCCGCAGGGACCACCTCGTGGCGCAGCGCATGGCGTCCATCAAGGAAAAGGACCGGGCTTTTGAGCGGGAgaaggacgccgccgccgccgccgagggtcgggcgtcgacgtcggcgctcgcGCCCACCGTGTCTAAGAACTCGCGGGAGTCGCACACGCagtcgacgcgcgcgcgcatcttTGGGCGGGCACGCAGCGGGACAAAGAGTCAGCAGGACGATGCTATTGTCTGA
- a CDS encoding uncharacterized protein (SECRETED:SignalP(1-19~SECRETED:cutsite=TDA-AG~SECRETED:prob=0.8708)), translating into MKFDSILALAVLAVGGTDAAGTPTEPVTTLAKVRRDTSPSPTLADGHNLFGCVTKNWVAPCVHVPFYWDTCFSFRDNPVSGVNLYHNMRSAGTDDDAICTLYNGDNCDSGVETLVLPFGGTGDMGSQSAHWGSFKCTKSLYSCIG; encoded by the exons ATGAAGTTCGACTCGATCCTAGCGCTGGCCGttctcgccgtcggcggcactgACGCGGCGGGAACGCCCACCGAGCCCGTTACGACCTTGGCCAAGGTCAGGCGAGACACGTCTCCGAGCCCAACTCTTGCCGACGGCCACAAT CTGTTCGGTTGTGTGACCAAGAACTGGGTCGCGCCATGCGTGCACGTGCCGTTCTACTGGGACACTTGCTTCTCGTTCAGGGACAACCCGGTCAGCGGCGTGAATCT GTACCACAACATGCGATCggccggcaccgacgacgacgccatctgCACCCTGTACAA TGGCGACAACTGCGACAGCGGCGTTGAGACGCTGGTGTTGCCGTttggcggcacgggcgacaTGGGGAGCCAGTCGGCCCACTGGGGCTCCTTCAAGTGCACCAAGAG CCTCTACTCGTGCATTGGATAA
- a CDS encoding uncharacterized protein (COG:S~MEROPS:MER0025512~EggNog:ENOG503P65K) translates to MTASTTTTARTYALDRPILEHGGPAHVRQALLPGTTTAPREPANYAFSAPDGTRLVYHVCGHGPELVLGTSPGWGPGINYLVSALRPLAASGRATLVVLQTRGTAPSGRPADESRMGSRHMAADLDALRRHLLLGNHDGNEDDEGQEGSQGTGDRPVTVIGHSNGGAIALAYAADFPSHCARAVLLGAQVIGAADQGPIFMRALAARESDPRFAPAVARFRSILGAEAGFDSDADLTSFIEAVLPLYFYGPERGGVAQFAADAGDPLVVQNWPNAKQRAADAQPEANVIGDLSRVTADVLLVSGRDDFICSVEASAQAREAIGPRARHVVYEECGHMAWIEKRDEFFKDLLAFLP, encoded by the coding sequence atgaccgcctcaacgacgaccacAGCAAGAACCTacgccctcgaccgccccatcctcgagcacggcggccccgccCACGTCCGGCaagccctcctccccggcaCTACCACCGCCCCTCGGGAACCCGCCAACTACGCCTTCTCCGCCCCCGACGGCACGCGCCTCGTCTACCACGTctgcggccacggccccgagctcgtcctcggcaccTCCCCCGGCTGGGGCCCCGGCATCAACTACCTCGTCTCCGCGCTGcggcccctcgccgccagcgggcgcgccaccctcgtcgtcctgcagACGCGCGGCACCGCGCCCTCGGGGCGTCCCGCCGACGAGTCGCGCATGGGATCGCGGCAcatggccgccgacctcgacgccctgcggcgacacctgctcctcggcaACCACGACGGTaatgaagatgatgaaggacaagaaggaagTCAAGGTACAGGCGACAGGCCCGTCACCGTCATCGGGCACTCCAACGGCGgggccatcgccctcgcctaCGCCGCCGACTTCCCCTCGCactgcgcccgcgccgtcctcctcggcgcgcaggtcatcggcgccgccgaccagggCCCCATCTTcatgcgcgccctcgccgcccgcgagtcCGACCCGCGCttcgcccccgccgtcgcgcgcttCCGCagcatcctcggcgccgaggcgggcttCGACTCCGACGCGGACCTGACGAGCTTCATCGAGGCCGTCCTGCCGCTCTACTTTTACGGGcccgagcgcggcggcgtcgcgcagttcgccgccgacgccggcgacccGCTCGTCGTGCAGAACTGGCCCAACGCCAAGCAGagggccgccgacgcgcagccCGAGGCCAACGTCATCGGCGATTTGAGTAGAGTCACGGCCGACGTGCTGCTCGTGTCGGGCCGCGACGACTTCATCTGCAGCGTGGAGGCGAGCGCGCAGGCGAGGGAGGCCATCGGGCCCAGGGCGAGGCACGTCGTGTACGAAGAGTGCGGGCACATGGCCTGGATCGAGAAGAGGGACGAGTTTTTCAAGGACCTGCTGGCCTTTTTGCCCTGA